A single Paraflavitalea devenefica DNA region contains:
- a CDS encoding SusD/RagB family nutrient-binding outer membrane lipoprotein, protein MNNKIFVIIFGLSLFATTSCSKLEDFGDTNVNPGGINDPIPGALLTNVLANLSSYATSTRGGLYCQYFSETQYTDVSLYSLPQISFSGEYSGLLMDLQNIINLKVNDNMTAVSRITKAYIFWNITDRWGEVPYSEALLGKALPKYDTQEDIYRGILKELTEASAQFNNSGGITGDIIFGGSTDKWKKVANSLRLFISLRLSNKFPASNGFAATEFKAALTAAGGIITTNADNWVAKYPGDDFKSPWWGLYDGRKDFAESKTMTDLLGSLGDGRSNAFGGATEDLTANNWNEPSTVGVPYGLKRASAETFTGDNPTWARILRGNLREADDAVVIVSAAEVLLARAEAADRGWTSETALTLYQDGIKASFEQWGLSAPAAGYFTQSNVAFTAPVGTGANLKQIATQRYIATYPDGLQGWAEWRRTGYPVLTPAPDATNASGQIPTRFVYHSSEFGTNKAAVEEAVKRIPGGDTQDSKVWWDQ, encoded by the coding sequence ATGAACAATAAAATATTTGTGATCATTTTTGGCTTATCGCTGTTTGCAACGACAAGCTGTAGTAAGCTGGAAGATTTTGGCGATACCAACGTAAACCCCGGTGGTATTAACGATCCTATTCCCGGTGCGCTGTTGACCAACGTACTGGCCAATCTGTCCAGCTATGCCACGAGTACAAGAGGTGGATTATACTGTCAATATTTTTCAGAAACCCAATACACCGATGTATCGTTGTATAGTTTGCCGCAGATATCCTTTTCCGGCGAGTATTCCGGTTTATTGATGGACCTGCAAAACATCATTAACCTGAAGGTGAACGACAACATGACGGCAGTATCCCGGATCACAAAAGCATATATCTTCTGGAATATTACCGACCGTTGGGGAGAAGTTCCCTATTCTGAAGCATTGCTGGGAAAGGCATTGCCAAAATATGATACCCAGGAAGATATCTACCGCGGTATACTGAAGGAGCTGACAGAAGCATCTGCTCAATTCAATAACAGTGGCGGTATTACCGGTGACATCATATTTGGCGGCAGCACCGACAAGTGGAAAAAAGTAGCCAACTCACTTCGTTTGTTCATCTCTTTGCGCCTGTCTAATAAATTCCCGGCCAGCAATGGTTTTGCTGCTACTGAATTTAAAGCAGCATTAACAGCAGCGGGTGGTATCATTACTACCAATGCCGATAATTGGGTGGCGAAATATCCCGGTGATGACTTTAAAAGTCCCTGGTGGGGCCTGTATGATGGAAGGAAAGACTTTGCGGAAAGCAAGACCATGACCGACTTACTGGGCTCCTTAGGTGATGGCCGGTCCAATGCATTTGGTGGCGCAACAGAAGACCTTACTGCCAACAATTGGAATGAACCCTCTACCGTGGGTGTGCCATATGGTTTGAAAAGAGCCAGTGCAGAGACCTTCACAGGTGATAATCCCACCTGGGCGCGCATTCTGCGGGGCAACCTAAGAGAAGCAGATGATGCTGTTGTCATTGTAAGTGCCGCTGAAGTATTATTGGCCCGTGCAGAAGCTGCTGATCGTGGCTGGACTTCTGAAACTGCGCTGACTTTATACCAGGATGGTATCAAGGCCTCTTTTGAACAGTGGGGACTGAGTGCACCGGCTGCCGGCTATTTTACACAAAGTAATGTGGCTTTTACAGCTCCTGTGGGAACTGGAGCCAATTTAAAGCAAATAGCTACCCAACGTTATATTGCCACTTATCCCGATGGCCTGCAAGGGTGGGCTGAGTGGAGAAGAACAGGATACCCTGTACTTACACCAGCTCCCGATGCCACCAATGCTTCCGGGCAAATACCAACGCGTTTTGTATACCACAGCTCTGAGTTTGGAACCAACAAAGCAGCCGTTGAAGAAGCAGTGAAAAGAATACCTGGTGGCGATACACAGGACTCTAAAGTATGGTGGGATCAATAA